In bacterium, the DNA window ATATTGTTCGCATCACAAGTATACTGTGGTGGAATTGGCTGCCCCTCTTTAAACGCAGTACTTTCTACGGACAATGTTTCTGATGAAACGTTCATGTCTTCTCCCTGCGCCAATAATCCATAAAAACCAAATCCCACCACAACATAACAAATCTGAACAATCGTACGATTTAAGTGCATCCCACGCCCCCTCCGTTTTATTAATACAATACCCTAAATCAATTTTTAAGGCTGCATCATTTTGCCACGAATAGTATTATAAACTAATGGCACTTTTCTTGTTTCATTCAATTCAAGATCATACACTTCGCATTGATCAAATGGCAACGAGTAAAAATGTAATGAAATTGCAGGCGTATCAAAAACGTTTGCAACCACATGAATACCAGCTGGCCCACCAGCATCCCCTGCTTGCCCAACATTGACAGCCACCTCACTCACCAATTTACCCGATCCTTCTGGTTCTTCTTGGTAATCAGTAAATTCAAGCTTTCCATCAAGTACTACAATCCAACCTCTTTGACCTTCGTGCCCATGCACTGGAGTTTGCTGCCCCGGACCCCAGCACATTAATAAAAGATCATAATCAGCCGTTTTATGAATTAAATTACGCATATACCCTTTATCAGAAAAAAAGGTATAAGGCTCAAGCTGCGCAAGCGTTGGTGCCTCATTTTCTAATAAACGCAAGACTTCATCAGAAGGAAAACCTTCGTCCAATAATGCATTAATTTTTTCGATAAAGGCACTGATTTCAGCACTTGGTTCAACAAAGTCCTGTCCCTTGCCACGTTCTTCGCTACTGACAACTAACTGTTTACCCGTCGAATCAATCGCAGTATAAAAACCATCACCATTTTCTTGAGCAAAAAAAGTACCGGACGAACAGAGTGACAATGTTACTAAAAAAAACGATACATATCTGGGAGTAATCATGATAAGCCTTTCATAAACAATGAATAATCAAATTTCGAAGTACTACAAATTTATGTACTTCTTAATTAGCGACCTTGGTTGGGATTTTTAAGCCCAAGCACTTTTAAGGCCGATTGCTTAACGCGCTCGTTTACTCATTCGCACCCTCCTTCAAATTTGAGTTTTTTAGTAAATAACAATACAACATTAAAGGTCTTTTGCTCGACTTTATTGTGAATGGTTACTACAAAAAGTAAGTAAGCACGTATATTTTTAATTTTTTCTTCTTTTTCTAATAAGCGCAAGCCTTTTCATTATTATTCCTTTTTTAGCGACCCAATCGTTTATTTTCTTGATAAAGCCAACGAGCAACGGTATCTAGATAAACAGCTTTGTGATGATTTTCTCCTTCAACAGCATGCCCAACTGTCTCTACAAAGAATTGTTCAGGCAACGCTGTTTTTACTACAGAATGTTGATACTGAACAAAGGGCTGATTTGAAAGAACAAGACACGAACCGGCAAGTGGACTTGTTTTCAACCAATCAGTAATCGTATCAATAGTCGTTGGTCGCGTTGGCATTCCA includes these proteins:
- a CDS encoding cysteine dioxygenase family protein, translating into MITPRYVSFFLVTLSLCSSGTFFAQENGDGFYTAIDSTGKQLVVSSEERGKGQDFVEPSAEISAFIEKINALLDEGFPSDEVLRLLENEAPTLAQLEPYTFFSDKGYMRNLIHKTADYDLLLMCWGPGQQTPVHGHEGQRGWIVVLDGKLEFTDYQEEPEGSGKLVSEVAVNVGQAGDAGGPAGIHVVANVFDTPAISLHFYSLPFDQCEVYDLELNETRKVPLVYNTIRGKMMQP